A genomic segment from Lates calcarifer isolate ASB-BC8 linkage group LG13, TLL_Latcal_v3, whole genome shotgun sequence encodes:
- the ndufs4 gene encoding NADH dehydrogenase [ubiquinone] iron-sulfur protein 4, mitochondrial has translation MASSMSLLGLGRLTVVNAASKMFLNPIRSTSTSTSRLAEKPGQDTQLITVDEKLDITAVTGVPEEHIKTRKVHIFVPTKSAMQSGINSTKKWKMDFDTRERWENPLMGWASTADPLSNMVLSFSSKEDAIAFAEKNGWSYDITEKRTSKPRVKSYGANFSWDKRTRRSAK, from the exons ATGGCGTCCTCAATGTCACTTCTCGGCTTGGGACGTTTGACTGTGGTCAATGCCGCTTCTAAAATGTTCCTGAATCCTATCAG GTCTACAAGCACATCAACATCGAGGCTGGCAGAGAAACCAGGACAAGACACGCAACTTATTACAGTTGATGAGAAATTG GACATCACCGCAGTGACAGGGGTCCCAGAGGAGCACATCAAAACACGCAAGGTTCACATTTTTGTTCCCACTAAATCAGCCATGCAGTCGGGAATCAACAGCACCAAAAAGTGGAAGATGGACTTTGACACCAGAGAGCGCTGGGAGAACCCGCTGATGGGCTGGGCCTCAAC GGCCGATCCCTTATCCAACATGgtgctctctttctcctccaagGAAGACGCTATTGCTTTTGCTGAGAAAAATG GTTGGAGCTACGACATAACAGAGAAGAGGACCTCGAAGCCCCGGGTGAAATCCTACGGCGCAAACTTCTCCTGGGACAAGAGAACCAGGAGGTCCGCTAAGTAA